ACAATGTAGGCTTTCAGTTAAATTACTCATAGTTTATTTTTCTTATCTACTTTTGAAGGAGTTTATTGTTCCAGGCTGTTAGTAGTGAATTGTGTCGAACGGCATCATGTTTTCACGTAACAATGGTCGATACATAGCTCCATGAATAAATGGTGGGCGATACACAGCCGGATCTATGATTAGTGAGCAAACGAGAACTTGCAGGCGGATAGAACGAAATTTGAGATGGCAGGACATTTATACTCTTATGTTGACCTCTCTAATTGACCCTTTTCTTCTTTAACAGAACATTATCCCCACACACCGCTTGAGAACAGTGATTTTGAGAAAGAAAGACCCAGACTTGTTGATATCGAAGATGGAGTATTTCGACCCGTCAATAAAGCGCCACCACGCCGTAAACGGAGCAGAGGGAGACCCCGCTTACCACGCTTCTCGCGTCCAGTTGATAATCTGAAGGTGTTTATCCCATCAAACACGATGAAGAAAAGACGAAAGCACAGGAGGAAAAAGAATTCCAGTATTGTGCAAAAGCCTATTAGGATAGGCACGCGAAGATCAACATCCATCTATCGACGATTATCAAATGCAGAAAACGAAACCACCGCACCAGAGCCAACCCCAGCAAAAGAAGAGGACACCACAGTTGAACAAGCAGATAGTGACAATTTAGAAAACGTGTTGCATGAAATTGTACAGACAGAATCAGAAGATAAACTAGACAATGTTACCAACATTAATGAACCAGAAACTGAAGAAGTCATTAATTCCGAGACCACGACAGTGCCACCTGAAGAAGATGACGTAACCGAAGTCAAAGATGAGACGCCAGATGAAGATGATGACTATGTTTTTCCATCCCCACCCTCCCCAAAGGAGACAAAATATCGTGGGTCTGGTAACTGTCACAAGTGTCCAGAATGTGGCAAACAATACAGTACATCGAGTAATCTGGCAAGACATCGTCAAACCCATCGTAGTGTCACCGATAAGAAAGCAAAGCAGTGTCCACATTGTGACAAAATCTACGTTTCCATGCCTGCACTCAGTATGCATATCAGGTAAGGCTGTCCCCTCATTATACCGCTTGACCAACTTTGTGTATGGAATGGTTTAGTGATTGTATACATTGGAAAGCATTTCACTGAGGATGGaaagtttgtattttgtgtgaATTCATAGATGTTTTtgatactaatcatgttttgttACTGAGTTATCGGATGATGGTGATGACAACAACTGTGGTGGCGGCTGTTGTGGTAACTtgatgatgattgattgattgattgattgattgatgatgatgatgatgatgatgatgatgatgatgatgataatgatgatgatgatgatgatgatgatgatgatgatgattgatgatgatggtggtggtggtggtggtggtgatgataaaGACATCAACGATAATGATGAAACATATagtattttatgattttaaatttcatttttctatGTTTATTTCGTTACAGAACCCATAAACTTGGATgcaaatgtcatatttgtggCAAATGTTTCAGTCGGCCGTGGCTTCTACAGGGTCACATCCGTACTCACACTGGCGAGAAACCATTCAACTGCCCAATGTGCAAGAAAGCCTTCGCTGATAAGTCAAACTTGAGGGCGCACATCCAAACTCACAGCAACGTCAAACCGTACGTCTGCAAACGATGCAACAAAGCGTTCGCTCTGAAAAGTTACCTGTACAAACACGAAGAATCATCATGTAACAGAGACTCgccttgatttgatttgattcaaaACCATTCTGAACTCAAacagtatgcaaatttatcaaaagaaTGCTATATGAAGGATATAGACTGATATGCTATGTGGTATTTAGTGAGATATCTGTTTTCTATTTTTCCATaaaggtttgcacagatttgtGGACCATGGAATAGTAACGGCGTATCACACCAAACTACTGTATTCATGACTTCCTAATaatcatttttttgaaaatggtaCTAAGTATGATATTTCATTATGGGACCAATATTATAGGGCTTCGTGTATGAACTGAGAACCCAACGTCACTGCCACAGTACACAAATTTAACGAATTTATCATCACAAGAATATTTAATGGTGTTCATTGATACTGCATTAATAATATGCTTTGTTATTTATATTGCCTAATCACTGCCAGCATGGACAAAGACGATAGTTTTCTATTTATATGTACGATTAGAAAGTatgaacaaatgaatacatgGTATATATGTTTGCACATTGTTTCATTTGGACACGGTTATGTTGGTGTTACCAACACTATTAGaatataccatatacaattGAGGGGGAGACCCTTCTTTGTTTTTGACCCGATATAGCCACTCCATAGTTTTGATTAAAATTCCACTTTTTATTTATAAGACAAGGAATGCCGTACTGCAAGTTCATTGGCCATAATGGCAGCAATATCGtgtgaaagtacatgtaagttCATCGACCTTGCTCTTCGCCCTCACGTTTGGAGTTTACGGTCCGTCGCATCCACTTCATCATGGTTCGACATACGTTTTCGTTTACTGTCATTTTTGTTGACGCATTTCCTCGTTTGGAAACGGAATCCTTCAGCTGACCTGTATGTTATTTATATTGTGAAAGCTATGCTATGAATCGCCAACCGTTTccttgtaatacatgtaatagtcaCCGACCTTGATCTCTATCGTTGTGTATATTCATTCTCTGACCACCATTGTTTGGTGGTGTGTATTTATGAAACGACATGGTCATTTGATCATTATTGCCAAAACATTTCGTATTATGTTTCATTCAGCCAAAGTTTTACAAGAGAATCTGGGCGTATGGTCGACAGAAGGAATCGAGATACATGTAGAGTTGggtcacacaaacacacacacaaacacacacacattatactgtaaatatatatataatttcttcCGATTATTTCGTGAGAGACTGCACTGTTATATGGGGTTGTATGTGGATATACTCACATATATAAACTCAGCCCTGCAGTACACTGGGGCACGCAGTATTTCTTatattgttgatttccttgtctacaggccTAAGCTCAAAATTTAATAACGTTGTGAGTTGAATATATTTCCTCTACCTGTATCTGAAACAGTGTAGAGTGTACAACCCATTTGTACTAGCAGGACTATACTTTCACTATGAACACAACAATCTAAATTCTACGTTTCCCTGTGATGCAATACATAGATCCGGATGACATGAATATCATACATCAATGACACGTGGTAACCATAACATATGTGGACTCGGTATCACCACGTTAATTTCCTAAATTTAATTCCCCAATTCTTCTGGGTATCCTGGGTGTTTCATATTCTGATTAAGATACATTCTATCTATTATGCAGGTATGCCATAACCAGTGATTTTGAACAAattaacaatttcaaataattgttGTTAAAAAAACTCAACCGCTTTAAATATGTTCACGTAAATTGTCAATAAATACCTGCTGCATTTTCACATACGAACTGAGAATAAGGTTCACTGTAGCAGTAGCAAGTAGTAActtgtttgttgttgatgtttgcTGTAAAAACGTCACTGACTTCGTCAGGCTTCATGCCAAAAAAACCACTTG
This portion of the Glandiceps talaboti chromosome 7, keGlaTala1.1, whole genome shotgun sequence genome encodes:
- the LOC144437549 gene encoding uncharacterized protein LOC144437549, with translation MPRSFLVRRYKQEHARVLMEEEAIYTKEIEECPSNEHYPHTPLENSDFEKERPRLVDIEDGVFRPVNKAPPRRKRSRGRPRLPRFSRPVDNLKVFIPSNTMKKRRKHRRKKNSSIVQKPIRIGTRRSTSIYRRLSNAENETTAPEPTPAKEEDTTVEQADSDNLENVLHEIVQTESEDKLDNVTNINEPETEEVINSETTTVPPEEDDVTEVKDETPDEDDDYVFPSPPSPKETKYRGSGNCHKCPECGKQYSTSSNLARHRQTHRSVTDKKAKQCPHCDKIYVSMPALSMHIRTHKLGCKCHICGKCFSRPWLLQGHIRTHTGEKPFNCPMCKKAFADKSNLRAHIQTHSNVKPYVCKRCNKAFALKSYLYKHEESSCNRDSP